A window of the Paenibacillus woosongensis genome harbors these coding sequences:
- the spoVT gene encoding stage V sporulation protein T has translation MKATGIVRRIDDLGRVVIPKEIRRTLRIREGDPLEIFVDRDGEVILKKYSPIGELGDFAKEYAESLYESTGHITLISDRDTLIAVAGASKKEYLDKQISSLLESSMDGRKILLETNTGSYEINKDHPETISSYVIAPIISGGDPIGTVILLNKDESVKMSDLESKMAETAAGFLGKQMEQ, from the coding sequence ATGAAAGCTACTGGAATTGTACGACGTATTGACGATCTTGGACGGGTGGTTATCCCTAAGGAAATCCGCCGCACGCTGCGGATTCGCGAGGGGGACCCACTGGAAATTTTCGTGGATCGCGACGGTGAAGTGATTCTGAAGAAGTATTCCCCGATTGGCGAGCTGGGCGACTTTGCTAAGGAATACGCTGAGTCTTTGTATGAGAGTACAGGTCATATTACCCTTATTTCAGACCGGGATACGCTGATCGCGGTGGCTGGAGCCTCCAAGAAAGAGTACTTGGACAAGCAAATTAGTTCCCTGCTGGAAAGCAGTATGGACGGCCGCAAAATTTTGCTGGAGACGAACACGGGAAGTTATGAAATTAATAAGGATCATCCTGAGACTATTTCCTCTTATGTTATCGCTCCGATCATTTCAGGCGGCGACCCGATCGGTACCGTAATATTGTTGAATAAGGATGAGTCCGTGAAAATGTCGGATCTGGAATCGAAGATGGCAGAGACGGCCGCAGGTTTTCTCGGCAAGCAAATGGAGCAGTAA
- a CDS encoding polysaccharide biosynthesis protein: protein MMKDEFTEPRPSKLLKGAAVLALAAVVTKLLGTLQKIPLQNIGGDGVFGIYNTVYPFYMMIVTLATAGFPAAVSKFIAERQVLGEEDGKRSVLRMASLMMGLLGVAGFAMLYFGAPLLSRAIGSSQLLPALRNAAPALLFIPLTAALRGYFQGLQEMVPTAVSQVTEQTVRVTVMIVLLLYWTGVGAADDVIAGGAFAGSAAGGMAGLLVMLVYWRRSSGQRESAAPSRELGAASQIDIPDRAKGAGEERGTKLLAGMLAYAIPVCLAALAVPLLSLVDTFTLPRLLQSRGADELQAMVEVGIYNRGVPLVQLVTMLASSLSVMFIPALTELRMKNDPVGIQRQTTLALRWFWLIGLAASTGLALLAQPINVMLYEDDLGSATLAWIAWTAAPGAMVTVSAALLQGLGHVRAPALHLLAAAALKTALNALLVPPLGITGAALAGIAAYGAAAAVNLALLARRTGRARRGARAALARLQRPAAALVAMAGAVLLVRLGAGALPLGGGRMAALAESLLGVAVGAAVFAAAVLRTGLLSAAELAALPRVSPRLVAALRRLRLVR, encoded by the coding sequence ATGATGAAAGACGAGTTTACCGAACCCCGGCCATCCAAGCTGCTTAAAGGGGCAGCAGTCCTCGCGCTGGCCGCTGTAGTGACAAAGCTGCTGGGAACGCTGCAAAAGATTCCGCTGCAAAACATCGGAGGGGACGGGGTTTTCGGCATTTATAATACCGTCTACCCGTTTTATATGATGATCGTTACGCTTGCCACAGCTGGTTTTCCAGCAGCGGTCTCCAAATTCATTGCGGAGCGTCAGGTGCTGGGCGAAGAGGACGGCAAGCGGTCCGTTTTGCGGATGGCCAGCCTGATGATGGGACTGCTCGGGGTGGCCGGTTTTGCCATGCTGTATTTTGGGGCCCCGCTGCTGTCGCGTGCCATTGGCAGCAGCCAGCTGCTGCCAGCGCTGCGCAACGCGGCTCCAGCCCTGCTATTCATCCCGCTGACTGCCGCTCTGCGGGGTTACTTCCAGGGACTGCAGGAAATGGTGCCGACGGCAGTCTCCCAGGTGACAGAACAAACAGTCCGCGTAACGGTAATGATCGTCCTGCTCTTATACTGGACGGGGGTTGGCGCCGCGGATGATGTTATCGCGGGAGGGGCTTTTGCCGGATCAGCCGCCGGCGGGATGGCGGGGCTTCTGGTCATGCTTGTATATTGGCGCCGCAGCTCCGGGCAAAGGGAGAGCGCGGCACCTAGCCGGGAGCTTGGTGCCGCTTCACAAATCGATATCCCTGACCGGGCGAAAGGCGCTGGAGAAGAGAGGGGAACGAAGCTTCTCGCGGGCATGCTGGCTTATGCGATTCCCGTCTGCCTGGCAGCCCTCGCCGTTCCGCTCCTTAGTCTGGTAGACACCTTCACGCTTCCGAGATTGCTGCAAAGCAGGGGAGCTGATGAACTGCAGGCCATGGTGGAGGTTGGCATATATAACCGCGGTGTCCCGCTCGTTCAATTGGTAACGATGCTGGCTTCCTCGCTGTCGGTGATGTTCATTCCTGCGCTGACGGAGCTGCGAATGAAGAATGATCCGGTAGGAATCCAGCGGCAGACGACGCTGGCACTGCGCTGGTTCTGGCTGATCGGCCTCGCCGCATCAACTGGACTGGCTCTGCTGGCACAGCCGATCAACGTGATGCTGTACGAGGACGACCTCGGCAGCGCGACGCTGGCGTGGATCGCCTGGACGGCGGCCCCCGGCGCGATGGTCACTGTGAGCGCAGCGCTGCTGCAGGGGCTCGGCCACGTGCGCGCCCCTGCGCTGCACCTGCTCGCCGCGGCGGCGCTCAAGACCGCGCTGAACGCGCTGCTCGTGCCGCCGCTCGGCATCACGGGCGCCGCCCTCGCCGGCATCGCCGCCTACGGCGCTGCAGCAGCAGTCAACCTGGCGCTGCTTGCCCGGCGCACCGGCCGCGCCCGGCGAGGCGCCCGCGCAGCGCTGGCGCGGCTGCAGCGCCCTGCAGCGGCGCTCGTCGCCATGGCGGGCGCCGTGCTGCTCGTGCGCCTGGGCGCGGGCGCGCTGCCGCTTGGCGGCGGGCGCATGGCGGCGCTCGCCGAGAGCCTGCTCGGCGTGGCCGTGGGCGCCGCCGTGTTCGCGGCAGCCGTGCTGCGCACCGGGCTGCTGAGCGCCGCCGAGCTCGCGG